From Aspergillus chevalieri M1 DNA, chromosome 4, nearly complete sequence, a single genomic window includes:
- a CDS encoding uncharacterized protein (COG:G;~EggNog:ENOG410PJJE;~InterPro:IPR020846,IPR011701,IPR036259;~PFAM:PF07690;~TransMembrane:12 (i39-56o80-102i109-132o138-157i169-191o203-223i269-288o308-326i338-357o363-385i397-418o430-451i);~go_function: GO:0022857 - transmembrane transporter activity [Evidence IEA];~go_process: GO:0055085 - transmembrane transport [Evidence IEA]), producing MAKADTKQQSVLVTEESGVNAGYFLTIDPSVEKSILRKLDFKLLPVVSFMYFFNSLDRSNLGNAKTDGLDSDLHLRGNQYSIILAVFNVTFCLFDLPSNLLLKKYSGKIMLPGMMLGWGSITLIQCAVHNFAGLLICRLLMGCFEAGFMAGTIFYLTQFYKRNEIAFRLSIFYGTVTIAGAFSGLISFGVFQIKHNHLHGWQYLFLIEGGCTLLVASFAIWHLPKSGSYCHWFNELEARTAQLRLLQDGSVRTGDKLDMRGALSALLDWRIAVWAVACFCYGIGQTSVSNFLPQMVALLGYSTVKTNLYTVAPYAVGTVVLWLLCWSSDRFRERSCHLAGSLMITFAGYIILIAIDAEKHQAIAYFGCFLLCCGAFAPTALFHSWHTNNVPIESSRAAIVGLMAGSANCAGIPSSFAFDDRTAPKYLPALIVNCVFLVTGVVVILGLGMWFRYDNYRRDKLQGVRLTAADIPTESLVGGWKDPSWRWTV from the exons ATGGCCAAAGCAGATACCAAACAACAATCGGTCCTTGTCACAGAGGAATCCGGCGTCAATGCCGGTTATTTCTTAACAATCGACCCATCGGTCGAAAAATCCATTCTCCGAAAACTAGACTTCAA ATTGCTACCAGTCGTCTCGTTCATGTACTTTTTCAACTCCCTCGACCGGAGCAATCTGGGAAACGCAAAAACAGACGGCCTAGACTCGGATTTGCATCTTCGCGGTAACCAGTATAGCATTATCCTCGCGGTTTTCAATGTCACATTCTGTCTTTTTGATCTTCCGTCAAACCTCCTGCTCAAGAAGTATAGTGGAAAGATTATGCTTCCGGGAATGATGTTAGGATG GGGATCAATCACACTAATCCAATGCGCGGTGCATAATTTCGCCGGGCTTCTAATCTGCCGACTGTTGATGGGATGTTTCGAAGCCGGATTCATGG CCGGAACAATCTTCTACCTAACCCAGTTCTACAAACGCAACGAAATCGCCTTCCGcctctccatcttctacGGCACTGTCACCATCGCCGGCGCCTTCTCCGGCCTCATCTCCTTCGGCGTCTTCCAGATAAAACACAACCACCTGCACGGCTGGCAATATCTCTTCCTCATCGAAGGCGGCTGCACACTCCTCGTCGCCTCGTTTGCTATATGGCACCTCCCGAAAAGCGGTTCATATTGCCACTGGTTCAATGAACTCGAGGCGCGGACTGCGCAGCTGAGGTTGTTGCAGGATGGGTCTGTACGGACGGGTGATAAGTTGGATATGCGCGGTGCGCTTTCTGCGCTGCTGGACTGGCGGATTGCGGTCTGGGCTGTTGCGTGTTTTTGTTATGGGATTGGCCAGACATCTGTGAGTAATTTTCTGCCGCAGATGGTTGCGTTGCTCGGGTATTCGACTGTCAAGACGAATTTGTATACGGTGGCGCCGTATGCCGTGGGGACGGTTGTGCTGTGGTTGCTATGCTGGTCGTCTGATCGTTTCCGGGAGCGCTCATGCCACCTTGCTGGGTCGTTGATGATTACTTTCGCCGGGTATATTATTCTCATTGCTATCGACGCAGAGAAACACCAAGCTATTGCTTATTTTGGATGCTTCCTGCTATGCTGCGGAGCGTTTGCGCCAACGGCGCTGTTCCACAGTTGGCATACGAATAACGTGCCCATTGAGAGTTCACGGGCAGCGATCGTGGGATTGATGGCTGGGTCTGCGAATTGTGCAGGCATCCCCTCGAGTTTCGCATTCGATGATCGCACGGCACCGAAGTACTTGCCCGCACTGATTGTCAACTGCGTCTTCCTTGTGACCGGCGTGGTTGTGATCTTGGGCCTGGGGATGTGGTTTCGGTACGATAATTATCGGAGAGATAAGCTGCAGGGGGTTCGACTTACAGCTGCGGATATCCCGACGGAGAGTCTTGTGGGGGGATGGAAGGATCCTAGTTGGAGGTGGACGGTTTAG
- a CDS encoding uncharacterized protein (COG:E;~EggNog:ENOG410PK56;~InterPro:IPR006076,IPR036188;~PFAM:PF01266;~TransMembrane:1 (i12-30o);~go_function: GO:0016491 - oxidoreductase activity [Evidence IEA];~go_process: GO:0055114 - oxidation-reduction process [Evidence IEA]) — MSGDTLAQKDSPIIIVGAGVFGLSSAIHLVQRGFINVTVFDKQPYHETLYDFENGCDAASADCNKIIRAAYGDETWYQNLTLNAIQQWNNWNQSLAQGQKLPPGMTKKDRIYVDCGNYHIGDEGPNPFEQRSIANLTKVGLGHTQYLFHNAKEVERAKSDGHGHAIDPFHLSRDGKGYQGYFDAVGGFVYADKACRYALHLAQELGIKFVLDKQKGLFERFYESNGTVQGIITSDGAIHQANLTIIACGGWSPSVLPELDGLCETTAGSVATIQIPANNPHLCQRFSPESFPVWQYKVRAGANGNLYGFPIDEKGVMKLGYRGTKYTNPQVQANGAVRSVPITRWTAPESITGLPEKSVQVIRTFLDTYLPELQENGLHVTGTRLCWYTDSFDNQFVIDAVPGKTGVLIATGGSGHAFKFLPVLGSFVADRIEGGAKSAVGKEMLQRWRWRSLQDGEQPTNAIMKGLDDPNALQRVHLVQDLSDKAKL; from the exons ATGTCTGGCGATACTCTGGCGCAAAAGGACTCGCCGATTATTATCGTCGGAGCAGGTGTTTTCGGTCTTAGCAGTGCGATTCATCTAGTGCAGCGAGGATTCATCAATGTGACTGTTTTCGACAAGCAGCCGTACCATGAGACACTGTATGACTTTGAGAATGGATGCGATGCTGCGTCGGCTG ATTGCAATAAGATCATCCGCGCCGCATACGGCGATGAAACCTGGTACCAGAATCTAACGCTCAATGCGATCCAGCAATGGAACAACTGGAACCAATCCCTGGCGCAAGGACAAAAACTACCACCAGGAATGACAAAAAAGGACCGCATCTACGTGGACTGCGGCAACTACCACATTGGCGACGAGGGACCTAATCCATTTGAGCAGCGCTCGATCGCGAACCTTACCAAAGTCGGACTGGGCCATACACAGTATCTTTTCCATAATGCTAAGGAAGTGGAGAGAGCAAAATCGGATGGACACGGACACGCGATTGATCCATTTCATCTATCGAGAGATGGGAAGGGATACCAGGGCTACTTTGATGCCGTGGGCGGATTTGTGTACGCCGATAAGGCATGTCGATATGCTTTGCATCTAGCACAGGAACTTGGGATCAAATTCGTCCTCGACAAACAGAAAGGCCTATTTGAGCGCTTCTACGAATCCAACGGAACAGTCCAGGGAATCATCACATCCGACGGCGCAATCCACCAAGCCAACTTGACTATCATCGCCTGTGGTGGTTGGTCTCCCAGCGTTCTCCCCGAACTCGATGGCCTTTGTGAGACGACAGCAGGGTCCGTCGCAACGATCCAGATCCCAGCAAACAACCCGCATCTCTGCCAGCGCTTCTCACCCGAGAGCTTCCCCGTGTGGCAGTACAAAGTCCGCGCTGGGGCAAACGGTAACCTCTACGGCTTCcctatcgacgagaagggCGTGATGAAGCTTGGGTATCGTGGAACGAAGTATACGAACCCGCAGGTCCAGGCTAACGGTGCTGTCCGTAGCGTGCCCATTACCCGATGGACTGCACCGGAAAGCATCACCGGCCTTCCTGAGAAATCTGTGCAGGTTATCCGCACGTTCTTGGATACTTATCTTCCGGAGTTGCAAGAGAATGGGTTACATGTTACTGGGACCCGGTTGTGCTGGTACACAGACTCGTTTGATAACCAATTTGTGATAGATGCGGTGCCAGGAAAGACCGGTGTTCTGATAGCCACGGGAGGAAGCGGTCATGCTTTTAAGTTCCTCCCGGTACTCGGGAGCTTCGTCGCTGATCGTATTGAAGGCGGTGCCAAGAGTGCCGTTGGAAAAGAGATGTTGCAACGGTGGCGATGGCGAAGTCTCCAAGATGGCGAGCAGCCAACGAATGCCATTATGAAAGGACTTGACGATCCCAACGCACTGCAACGAGTGCATCTGGTGCAAGATCTGAGCGATAAAGCCAAGCTATAG
- a CDS encoding transcription factor domain-containing protein (COG:S;~EggNog:ENOG410Q1U5;~InterPro:IPR036864,IPR007219,IPR001138;~PFAM:PF00172,PF04082;~TransMembrane:1 (o320-340i);~go_function: GO:0000981 - DNA-binding transcription factor activity, RNA polymerase II-specific [Evidence IEA];~go_function: GO:0003677 - DNA binding [Evidence IEA];~go_function: GO:0008270 - zinc ion binding [Evidence IEA];~go_process: GO:0006351 - transcription, DNA-templated [Evidence IEA];~go_process: GO:0006355 - regulation of transcription, DNA-templated [Evidence IEA]) — MEALATLDSRPARRKFSKPPVKVACLSCRTLRIRCDGQNPCTNCIAKNANCFYVPSRRGGPRNCQNRKRRKAPASIPVSVATVPGPEPAVQENDRSDTHATDTEERRSQQSSSFEGGVEQTTSGSLSGSGFSSEIGSDDADWFHQLMDLSEPGAGLRNVEMPIAEIESIFDSIFAGEQGGTEVPDANVHFPMVDLVQIYGSYGDILDAYYIFIHPYYPALPPPERLPVYNRPLRQKSTFHPSSPLSLAIAALLVLIPHPDEKDPSRPEYVKLRRDTAHSFAQAALEAVEVDSELVASSSDPSSALSEGVPQLDRDPFHPFVPVCLESVLALLLLSVYEYAQRGNINKMRNRAGQALTTAMSISLHETVEEDEFAEAKRRAWWMTYMAVCQGSIVSSVPPVFNVYDPRFVTPYPESWKFLIEAQQTILEATTFVHDLDQAAKTPYNASWIPQRMQELDSQITSLLLLCKPSQSSSMPQTPVVGLDSPEVAALKAMGYIAEIKLQSARIKTHRFNAFKDIPIFRRRHCDLEPLRAPTPAQSPITPSCCRMKIPPISSIPSPENSISNSSSISSSMPSIRFPFSSHVSSKICLHAALSIVTLLDNLPYPNPTNEIPWTIPPYLSWNSRVEIPRTMPTFACCAMQSGYALLMLCFKARAFNRYNRSGGGSRAVDSPTANASAGIGGNGSPSLNGFMNELQQNLRLVVRCLGNYSIAFEAMQGMRDEILGAVERGFGEA, encoded by the exons ATGGAGGCATTGGCGACTCTAGATTCCCGGCCTGCGCGTCGGAAGTTCAGTAAGCCGCCTGTCAAGGTAGCTTGTCTATCCTG CCGCACATTACGAATCCGCTGCGACGGCCAGAACCCATGCACGAATTGCATCGCCAAGAATGCGAACTGCTTCTACGTCCCCAGCCGCCGTGGCGGACCACGAAACTGCCAGAACCGCAAGCGAAGAAAGGCTCCGGCATCGATTCCAGTATCAGTAGCGACAGTGCCAGGTCCTGAGCCTGCCGTACAAGAAAATGATAGATCGGATACGCATGCGACGGAcacggaggagaggagaagTCAGCAATCGTCGTCGTTTGAGGGGGGTGTTGAGCAGACGACGTCGGGGTCTCTGTCTGGGTCTGGGTTTAGTTCTGAAATTGGGTCTGATGATGCGGATTGGTTCCATCAGCTTATGGACTTGAGTGAACCTGGGGCTGGGTTGAGGAATGTTGAGATGCCGATTGCTGAGATCGAGTCGATTTTTGATTCGATATTTGCTGGGGAGCAAGGCGGTACTGAGGTGCCTGATGCGAATGTGCATTTTCCGATGGTGGATTTGGTGCAGATATACGGGAGTTATGGGGATAT TCTCGACGCCTACTACATCTTCATCCACCCATACTATCCCGCCCTACCACCACCCGAACGCCTCCCCGTGTACAACCGGCCATTGCGCCAGAAGTCAACCTTTCATCCATCCTCCCCACTCAGTCTCGCCATAGCAGCCCTACTAGTCCTAATACCACACCCAGATGAGAAAGATCCCTCGCGCCCTGAGTACGTGAAGCTCCGACGAGACACAGCACATTCATTCGCACAGGCCGCTCTCGAAGCCGTAGAGGTCGATTCAGAACTAGTTGCTTCATCCAGTGACCCGTCAAGTGCTCTATCCGAGGGCGTGCCACAACTCGACCGCGATCCATTCCATCCGTTCGTACCGGTGTGCTTGGAGAGTGTGTTGGCGTTGCTGCTACTGAGTGTGTATGAGTATGCGCAGCGCGGGAATATCAACAAAATGCGGAATCGGGCTGGACAGGCATTGACGACGGCGATGAGTATCTCGTTGCATGAGACtgttgaggaagatgagTTTGCGGAGGCGAAGCGGagggcttggtggatgacg TATATGGCAGTGTGTCAAGGGTCGATTGTCAGCAGTGTA CCACCCGTCTTCAACGTATACGACCCACGCTTCGTCACGCCATATCCGGAG AGCTGGAAATTTCTCATCGAAGCCCAACAAACAATCCTCGAAGCAACAACATTCGTGCACGACCTCGACCAAGCAGCGAAGACCCCATACAACGCGTCCTGGATCCCGCAACGCATGCAAGAACTCGACAGCCAAATCACCTCCCTACTCCTACTGTGTAAACCTTCACAATCATCATCGATGCCGCAGACGCCTGTCGTGGGATTGGATTCCCCCGAGGTGGCAGCGTTAAAGGCTATGGGGTATATAGCGGAGATCAAGCTGCAGAG CGCGCGGATCAAAACCCACCGCTTCAACGCCTTCAAAGACATCCCCATCTTCCGCCGCAGGCACTGCGACCTCGAACCCCTTAGAGCACCAACACCAGCGCAATCACCAATAACACCCTCCTGCTGCCGCATGAAAATTCCGCCCATCTCCTCAATTCCCTCCCCGGAGAACTCAATCTCCAACTCAAGCTCAATTTCGTCCTCCATGCCATCAATCCGATTCCCCTTCTCCTCACACGTCTCCTCGAAGATATGCCTGCATGCTGCACTTAGCATCGTTACATTATTAGATAATCTACCCTATCCGAACCCTACTAACGAGATTCCGTGGACGATACCGCCATATCTATCATGGAACTCGCGCGTCGAGATACCACGCACAATGCCGACGTTTGCATGCTGTGCTATGCAATCCGGGTATGCGCTATTGATGCTGTGTTTTAAGGCGAGGGCTTTCAATAGATACAATAGAAGCGGTGGTGGTAGCAGAGCAGTTGATAGTCCAACCGCAAACGCAAGCGCAGGTATAGGTGGTAATGGGAGCCCATCACTGAATGGCTTCATGAACGAGTTACAGCAGAACCTAAGGCTTGTGGTGAGATGCTTGGGGAATTACTCGATTGCGTTCGAGGCGATGCAGGGGATGAGGGATGAGATTCTGGGGGCTGTGGAGAGGGGGTTTGGGGAGGCTTGA
- a CDS encoding sodium:solute symporter family protein (COG:P;~EggNog:ENOG410PHHN;~InterPro:IPR001734,IPR038377,IPR031155;~PFAM:PF00474;~TransMembrane:13 (o17-38i59-76o96-115i136-158o170-188i200-219o324-347i368-390o396-417i424-444o464-484i559-578o590-614i);~go_component: GO:0016020 - membrane [Evidence IEA];~go_component: GO:0016021 - integral component of membrane [Evidence IEA];~go_function: GO:0015204 - urea transmembrane transporter activity [Evidence IEA];~go_function: GO:0022857 - transmembrane transporter activity [Evidence IEA];~go_process: GO:0055085 - transmembrane transport [Evidence IEA];~go_process: GO:0071918 - urea transmembrane transport [Evidence IEA]), with product MGAIDYGNITLIPQGTAYGLLIGLAVLFCCVILIAVKLQKVYLEEDSGKSEMFMVANRTVGTGLTASAVFSSWMWINETVSSALNCYRFGLSAPMWYGSALCFQIALMAVMGVLSKIRVPYAHTSLEIVRMRYGQIGHIAFICLNLIQNIFGCSSMILTGSQLINGISGMHFAAATILVPLGVVLYTAVGGLKATFLTDFFHTAIALILILWFTFGVLVHEQIGGLYGLYDKVIALEDHDTAFWQKSFATEVKATVPGYNLAALCIFGVPWALGTVIGLSCRVIHTLPVFPTYPNPFTQDQVLTGFVMPYTIKALLGSGGVVGFFLLMFMALTSTVSSSMIAVSSILSYDLYKTYINPKATDKRVVSVSHLAVCFHGVFIAGFSLALNYGGANMNWINYFVPMLTCPGIMPLIFTLTWSRQTRLAAVVAPILGMGSGIAVWLGATYSMYGVLNMDTTQEQAPAIYGAITALFSPALYSVLISFYKPYVFDWRNFLRIELADDQSASPPSSSPNETESEHESSENDKHPTTSTRPTTDLDNVSSPFDAETLRLLHRWYRIAWIMFVTILLLTWVLWPLPLYRNWIFNKPFFAGWVTVAIIWQFVAFGGVVIFPLYDGRHAIAKGFRGLRGSIRSALRK from the exons TACAAAAGGTCTACCTTGAGGAGGATTCGGGAAAATCAGAGATGTTCATGGTCGCCAATCGTACAGTGGGAACTGGTTTAACAGCTTCAGCGGTGTTTTCGTCGTGGATGTGGATTAACGAGACCGTGTCTTCGGCTCTCAATTGCTATCGGTTTGGCCTTTCTGCCCCAATG TGGTATGGATCGGCCCTCTGCTTCCAAATCGCTCTGATGGCCGTGATGGGCGTTCTGTCCAAGATCCGTGTGCCCTACGCGCACACTTCGCTCGAGATCGTACGCATGCGGTACGGACAGATAGGGCATATTGCTTTTATCTGCTTGAACCTTATTCAGAACATTTTTGGATGCTCCAGCATGATCCTGACCGGCTCCCAATTGATCAATGGTATTTCGGGAATGCACTTTGCGGCGGCAACCATTCTTGTTCCGTTGGGAG TTGTGCTATATACGGCCGTTGGAGGTCTGAAAGCCACCTTCCTGACAGACTTCTTCCATACGGCTATCGCGCTTATCCTGATCCTCTGGTTTACGTTTGGTGTCCTCGTTCATGAACAGATTGGTGGACTATACGGACTATACGACAAAGTGATAGCTCTTGAGGATCAT GACACCGCATTCTGGCAGAAGTCTTTTGCAACAGAAGTGAAGGCTACGGTCCCCGGATATAACTTGGCAGCACTGTGCATCTTCGGCGTCCCCTGGGCCCTGGGCACCGTTATTGGTCTTTCTTGCCGCGTCATTCATACTCTTCCCGTCTTCCCGACCTATCCTAACCCCTTTACGCAAGATCAAGTGCTTACTGGCTTCGTGATGCCTTACACCATCAAAGCTCTACTGGGCAGTGGCGGTGTGGTAGGCTTTTTCCTCTTGATGTTCATGGCCCTGACCAGTACTGTTTCCTCGTCGATGATCGCGGTTAGCAGTATCCTCTCCTACGATCTGTACAAGACATACATCAATCCAAAAGCCACCGATAAGCGAGTGGTTAGCGTTAGCCATCTGGCCGTGTGCTTCCACGGCGTCTTCATCGCAGGATTCTCCCTCGCACTTAACTACGGTGGTGCTAACATGAACTGGATCAATTACTTTGTTCCCATGCTAACCTGTCCTGGTATTATGCCGCTTATCTTCACCTTGACCTGGTCTCGCCAGACGCGGCTCGCCGCAGTGGTTGCTCCGATCCTCGGTATGGGTTCGGGAATAGCAGTCTGGCTAGGAGCAACGTACTCGATGTACGGCGTCCTCAATATGGACACGACGCAGGAGCAAGCGCCAGCTATTTACGGGGCTATAACTGCACTCTTCTCACCAGCACTATACTCCGTCCTCATCTCATTCTACAAGCCCTACGTCTTCGACTGGCGCAATTTCCTCCGCATCGAACTCGCCGACGACCAGTCCGCTTCTCCTCCGTCCTCATCCCCCAACGAAACCGAATCAGAGCACGAGTCCTCCGAAAATGACAAACATCCCACAACATCCACAAGACCTACAACAGACCTCGACAACGTCAGCTCCCCCTTCGACGCCGAAACGCTCCGCCTCCTGCACCGCTGGTACCGCATCGCATGGATCATGTTCGTAACCATCCTCTTGCTAACATGGGTGCTATGGCCGCTGCCACTATACCGCAACTGGATCTTTAACAAGCCGTTCTTTGCGGGATGGGTTACTGTTGCAATTATTTGGCAGTTTGTTGCGTTTGGAGGTGTTGTAATTTTCCCCCTGTATGATGGGCGGCATGCTATTGCGAAGGGGTTCCGGGGATTGAGAGGGAGTATTCGGTCTGCTTTGAGGAAGTAA